From a region of the Actinomadura luzonensis genome:
- a CDS encoding UPF0182 family membrane protein: MRLPRRPRLLLPVAIALVAIVALFFLFSGIYTDYLWFDAADYTSVFSGVIVTQIVLFLVGALLMVVIAGGNMLLAFRTRPMFGPAMFGGASGADRYRMALDPHRKLIFIIGMGLLALFSGSSFAGQWQTWLKFVNGASFGKKDELFGFDISFFMFDYPFIRMVLNFLFTAVIISIVLAAITHYLYGGFRLQSPGLHASRAARVHLSVLLGVFVLLKAVAYWVDRYGLVFSDRGFVHGASYTDVNAVLPAKTILAIIALICAALFFAGVVRPGGMLPGVSFGLLVLSAILIGGVYPALVEQFQVKPNQQGKEALYIQRNIDATRQAYNVDKTEVETYNAQADPTKVQAAGDTSVAGVRLLDPALVSSTYEQTQRIRGFYNFAEPLDVDRYPDSTGKLVDHVVGVRELTGPDSGQNNWINRHLVYTHGYGFVAAPGNKVDDQGLPAYDAKDMPVTGPLVDSTGLKEPRVYFGEEPASAEYVIAGGNPSRPQELDYPQTAGTGQKNTTYTGGGVSLGSFFNRMLYAAKYSEANILLSGDVNDNSKILYERNPRDRVQKVAPFLTLDGNPYPAIVDGRIVWIVDGYTTSNDYPYAQSESLGEMTRDTSSDRRVIAQQPTDRINYIRNSVKATVDAYDGSVKLYGWDTNDPVLRTWSSAFPGIIRPASEMSADLKAHVRYPEDLFKVQRWTLSRYHITDPSAFYSGQDFWNVPGDPTQGDKNTKQPPYYLTTTMPGEQPTFSLTTTFVPRQGPNLAAFMAVDSSAESGYGRIRILRMPSSTPIPGPGQAQNSFQSRFAGELNLLGVGASSVRYGNLLTLPYAGGLVYIEPVYIQVTAGGGQEPYPILQRVLVSFGSKIGVGRTLDEALQEVFGAEQQQEQAQPNQEEQAQPNQSNSALNSAIANAKKAYDDAQKALQASPPDWDAYGAAQKRLEEALKALEGANRQQPATSPSPSASASPSASASAPPATPTAAPTGSPPVTPSPSATG, encoded by the coding sequence ATGCGCTTGCCCCGCCGACCGCGACTGCTTCTGCCTGTCGCGATAGCCCTTGTGGCGATCGTGGCGTTGTTCTTCCTGTTTAGCGGCATATATACGGACTACCTGTGGTTCGACGCGGCCGACTACACGTCGGTGTTCAGCGGCGTGATCGTGACCCAGATCGTGTTGTTCCTGGTCGGCGCGCTGCTGATGGTCGTCATCGCGGGCGGCAACATGCTGCTGGCCTTCCGCACGCGGCCGATGTTCGGCCCGGCGATGTTCGGCGGGGCCAGCGGCGCCGACCGCTACCGCATGGCGCTCGACCCGCACCGCAAGCTGATCTTCATCATCGGCATGGGGCTGCTCGCGCTGTTCTCCGGCTCCTCGTTCGCCGGCCAGTGGCAGACGTGGCTGAAGTTCGTCAACGGCGCGTCGTTCGGCAAGAAGGACGAGTTGTTCGGCTTCGACATCTCGTTCTTCATGTTCGACTACCCGTTCATCCGGATGGTCCTGAACTTCCTGTTCACCGCCGTGATCATCTCGATCGTGCTGGCGGCGATCACCCACTACCTGTACGGCGGCTTCCGCCTGCAGTCGCCCGGCCTGCACGCCTCCCGGGCCGCGCGGGTCCACTTGTCGGTGCTGCTGGGCGTCTTCGTGCTGCTCAAGGCCGTCGCCTACTGGGTCGACCGGTACGGCCTGGTCTTCTCCGACCGCGGCTTCGTGCACGGCGCGTCCTACACCGACGTCAACGCCGTCCTGCCCGCCAAGACGATCCTCGCGATCATCGCGCTGATCTGCGCCGCCCTGTTCTTCGCCGGGGTGGTCCGGCCCGGCGGCATGCTGCCCGGGGTCTCCTTCGGCCTGCTCGTGCTCTCGGCCATCCTGATCGGCGGCGTCTACCCGGCGCTCGTCGAGCAGTTCCAGGTCAAGCCCAACCAGCAGGGCAAGGAGGCGCTGTACATCCAGCGCAACATCGACGCGACCAGGCAGGCGTACAACGTCGACAAGACCGAGGTCGAGACCTACAACGCGCAGGCCGACCCGACGAAGGTCCAGGCCGCCGGCGACACCTCGGTCGCCGGGGTGCGGCTGCTCGACCCGGCGCTGGTCTCCTCCACCTACGAGCAGACCCAGCGCATCCGCGGCTTCTACAACTTCGCCGAGCCGCTCGACGTCGACCGCTACCCCGACAGCACCGGCAAGCTCGTCGACCACGTCGTCGGCGTCCGCGAGCTGACCGGCCCCGACTCGGGCCAGAACAACTGGATCAACCGCCACCTCGTCTACACCCACGGCTACGGCTTCGTCGCCGCGCCCGGCAACAAGGTCGACGACCAGGGCCTGCCCGCCTACGACGCCAAGGACATGCCGGTCACCGGCCCGCTGGTCGACAGCACGGGCCTGAAGGAGCCGCGCGTCTACTTCGGCGAGGAGCCGGCCTCGGCCGAGTACGTCATCGCCGGCGGTAACCCCAGCCGCCCGCAGGAGCTCGACTACCCGCAGACCGCCGGCACCGGCCAGAAGAACACCACCTACACCGGCGGCGGCGTCTCGCTCGGCTCGTTCTTCAACCGCATGCTGTACGCCGCCAAGTACAGCGAGGCGAACATCCTGCTGTCCGGCGACGTCAACGACAACTCCAAGATCCTCTACGAGCGCAACCCGCGCGACCGCGTCCAGAAGGTCGCGCCGTTCCTCACGCTCGACGGCAACCCGTACCCGGCGATCGTGGACGGCCGCATCGTGTGGATCGTGGACGGCTACACCACGTCCAACGACTACCCGTACGCGCAGAGCGAGAGCCTCGGCGAGATGACGCGCGACACCTCAAGCGACCGCCGCGTCATCGCCCAGCAGCCCACCGACCGGATCAACTACATCCGCAACTCGGTCAAGGCCACCGTCGACGCCTACGACGGCTCGGTCAAGCTCTACGGCTGGGACACCAACGACCCGGTGCTGCGCACCTGGAGCTCCGCCTTCCCCGGCATCATCCGGCCGGCCTCCGAGATGAGCGCCGACCTGAAGGCGCACGTGCGCTACCCCGAGGACCTGTTCAAGGTGCAGCGCTGGACCCTGTCGCGCTACCACATCACCGACCCGTCGGCCTTCTACAGCGGCCAGGACTTCTGGAACGTCCCGGGCGACCCGACGCAGGGCGACAAGAACACCAAGCAGCCGCCCTACTACCTGACCACCACGATGCCGGGCGAGCAGCCGACGTTCTCGCTCACCACGACGTTCGTGCCGCGGCAGGGGCCCAACCTGGCGGCGTTCATGGCGGTCGACTCCTCGGCCGAGTCGGGCTACGGGCGCATCCGCATCCTGCGGATGCCGTCCAGCACCCCGATCCCCGGCCCCGGCCAGGCCCAGAACTCCTTCCAGAGCCGTTTCGCCGGTGAGCTCAACCTGCTCGGCGTCGGCGCCTCGTCGGTCCGGTACGGCAACCTGCTGACACTGCCGTACGCGGGCGGCCTGGTCTACATCGAACCGGTGTACATCCAGGTCACCGCGGGCGGCGGGCAGGAGCCGTACCCGATCCTGCAGCGGGTCCTGGTGTCGTTCGGCAGCAAGATCGGCGTCGGGCGCACCCTGGACGAGGCCCTGCAGGAGGTCTTCGGCGCGGAGCAGCAACAGGAACAGGCCCAGCCCAACCAGGAGGAACAGGCCCAGCCGAACCAGTCCAACAGCGCGCTCAACTCGGCGATCGCCAACGCCAAGAAGGCCTACGACGACGCCCAGAAGGCGCTGCAGGCCAGCCCGCCGGACTGGGACGCCTACGGTGCGGCGCAGAAGCGGCTGGAGGAGGCGCTGAAGGCGCTGGAGGGCGCGAACCGGCAGCAGCCGGCCACCTCGCCCAGCCCGTCGGCCTCCGCCTCGCCCTCCGCGTCGGCCTCCGCGCCGCCGGCCACGCCCACGGCCGCGCCCACCGGCTCACCGCCGGTCACGCCGTCGCCGTCGGCGACCGGTTAG
- a CDS encoding NAD-dependent epimerase/dehydratase family protein, whose protein sequence is MVPTSKRPRQPVVAVTGAASGLGRELLAKLVSSADFRRVVAIDEERGDVREATWRVIDVRDPLLANRISDIDVLVHLAGDYALDSDPVERRAYNLRAAQTVLTACAAARVRRVVLVTSAMVYGAAPDNEVPLAEDAPVAAEPDTGVVGDHLEIESLVRRSFRSHPGLEVTVVRPAAVVGPGIDTVITRHFESPRLLTVKGCTPRWQFCHVDDLVSALELAARGLVTGVVAVGCDGWLEQEQVEELSGIRRFELPAGLTFGTAQRLHRLGITPAPATDLHYVVYPWVVDCATLREAGWKPSWTNEAAFKQLLELRENATTVVGRRLPVKEATLTAAGATVAVIGTAAIVRQVRKKRRG, encoded by the coding sequence CTGGTGCCTACCTCGAAACGCCCGCGCCAACCCGTCGTCGCCGTCACGGGAGCGGCCTCCGGTCTCGGCCGGGAACTGCTCGCCAAGCTCGTGTCCTCCGCGGATTTCCGCAGGGTGGTGGCCATCGACGAGGAACGTGGCGACGTCAGGGAGGCCACCTGGCGAGTGATCGACGTCCGGGATCCGCTCTTGGCGAACCGCATCTCCGACATCGACGTCCTGGTCCACCTGGCGGGCGACTACGCGCTCGACTCCGACCCGGTCGAGCGGCGCGCGTACAACCTGAGAGCGGCCCAGACCGTGCTCACTGCCTGCGCCGCGGCGCGCGTGCGGCGGGTGGTGCTGGTCACGAGCGCCATGGTGTACGGCGCCGCGCCCGACAACGAGGTGCCGCTGGCCGAGGACGCCCCGGTCGCGGCCGAGCCCGACACCGGCGTCGTCGGCGACCACCTGGAGATCGAGTCCCTGGTACGGCGCTCGTTCCGCAGCCACCCGGGGCTGGAGGTCACGGTCGTGCGCCCGGCCGCGGTCGTCGGTCCCGGCATCGACACCGTGATCACCCGGCACTTCGAGTCGCCGCGGCTGCTCACCGTCAAGGGCTGTACGCCGCGCTGGCAGTTCTGCCACGTCGACGACCTGGTCTCGGCGCTGGAGCTGGCGGCCCGCGGCCTGGTCACCGGCGTGGTCGCCGTCGGCTGCGACGGCTGGCTGGAGCAGGAGCAGGTCGAGGAGCTGTCCGGCATCCGCAGGTTCGAGCTGCCGGCGGGGCTGACGTTCGGCACCGCGCAGCGCCTGCATCGGCTCGGCATCACCCCGGCCCCGGCCACCGACCTGCACTACGTCGTCTACCCCTGGGTGGTCGACTGCGCGACGCTGCGCGAGGCCGGCTGGAAGCCGTCCTGGACCAACGAGGCGGCCTTCAAACAGCTCCTGGAGCTGCGCGAGAACGCCACGACCGTGGTCGGCAGGCGGCTGCCGGTCAAGGAGGCCACGCTCACCGCGGCGGGCGCGACCGTCGCCGTCATCGGCACCGCCGCGATCGTCCGGCAGGTGCGCAAGAAGCGGCGGGGGTGA
- a CDS encoding YlbL family protein — protein MSRRALTLLLAGFLVLAFGVVGAFRPVPYVVLSPGPTENTLGEVEKKPVISITGRQTYPTSGALSLVTVAYQGGPAAQIDLLTALRGWIDPDVAVVPQETIFAPDRTAKEVEEENTVEMTNSQDSATAAALNELKIPYEMVVTVVSTEKGKPADGKLQKGDEITSIDGKDAKDVDVVGSTVKAHKPGEEVVFGVLRAGKQVEVPLRPIAGSSGQPQVGVLMQTKYKFPFDVDINVGDVGGPSAGLMFSLGILDKLTPGEITGGKKIAGTGTIEPTGEVGPIGGIQQKMIGAKNAGATVFLTPADNCAEAAKAAPDGLRLVRADTLHAAVQALDALRTGKGEVPACPS, from the coding sequence ATGTCTCGACGCGCCCTGACGCTGCTGCTCGCGGGATTCCTCGTGCTCGCGTTCGGGGTGGTGGGCGCCTTCCGGCCGGTCCCGTACGTGGTGCTCAGCCCGGGCCCGACCGAGAACACGCTCGGCGAGGTCGAGAAGAAGCCGGTGATCTCGATCACCGGACGGCAGACCTATCCCACCAGCGGCGCGCTCAGCCTGGTGACGGTCGCCTACCAGGGCGGCCCGGCCGCCCAGATCGACCTGCTGACGGCGCTGCGCGGCTGGATCGATCCCGACGTGGCCGTGGTCCCGCAGGAGACCATCTTCGCCCCCGACCGCACCGCGAAGGAGGTCGAGGAGGAGAACACGGTCGAGATGACCAACTCCCAGGACTCCGCCACGGCCGCCGCGCTCAACGAGCTCAAGATCCCGTACGAGATGGTCGTCACCGTCGTCTCCACGGAGAAGGGCAAGCCGGCCGACGGCAAGCTGCAGAAGGGCGACGAGATCACCTCGATCGACGGCAAGGACGCCAAGGACGTCGACGTCGTCGGCAGCACGGTCAAGGCGCACAAACCCGGCGAGGAGGTCGTCTTCGGCGTGCTGCGCGCGGGCAAGCAGGTCGAGGTGCCGCTCAGGCCGATCGCGGGCTCCAGCGGGCAGCCGCAGGTCGGGGTGCTCATGCAGACGAAGTACAAGTTCCCCTTCGACGTCGACATCAACGTCGGCGACGTGGGCGGGCCGAGCGCCGGGCTGATGTTCTCGCTGGGCATCCTCGACAAGCTGACGCCCGGCGAGATCACCGGCGGCAAGAAGATCGCCGGCACCGGCACCATCGAGCCCACCGGCGAGGTGGGCCCGATCGGCGGCATCCAGCAGAAGATGATCGGCGCCAAGAACGCGGGCGCGACCGTGTTCCTGACCCCGGCCGACAACTGCGCGGAGGCGGCGAAGGCGGCGCCCGACGGGCTGCGGCTGGTGCGGGCCGACACGCTGCACGCGGCGGTGCAGGCGCTCGACGCGCTGCGCACCGGCAAGGGCGAGGTGCCCGCGTGCCCGTCCTGA
- a CDS encoding NUDIX hydrolase, with protein MSLHDDAVAVLSAWAAPTPEEEALRAEFLGHLREHDDAMLRACVPGHLTATTAVLSHDGARVLLTLHPKAGKWLPMGGHCEPSDASLAEVALREAWEESGIAGLELLPGPLAVDKHEVWCHPPTSWHLDVEYAAVAPPGAEAVISEESLDLRWFPVEEIPELSDEATRRLARRGQHALGLRSRPVG; from the coding sequence TTGAGCCTGCACGACGACGCGGTCGCGGTGCTGTCGGCCTGGGCCGCGCCCACGCCCGAGGAGGAGGCGCTGCGCGCCGAGTTCCTCGGCCACCTGCGCGAGCACGACGACGCCATGCTGCGCGCATGCGTCCCCGGGCACCTGACGGCGACCACGGCGGTGCTCTCGCACGACGGCGCCCGGGTGCTGCTCACGCTGCACCCGAAGGCCGGCAAGTGGCTGCCCATGGGCGGCCACTGCGAGCCGTCCGACGCCTCGCTGGCCGAGGTGGCGCTGCGCGAGGCGTGGGAGGAGTCCGGCATCGCGGGCCTGGAGCTGCTGCCGGGGCCGCTCGCCGTGGACAAGCACGAGGTGTGGTGCCACCCGCCGACGAGCTGGCACCTCGACGTCGAGTACGCCGCCGTGGCCCCGCCCGGCGCCGAGGCGGTGATCAGCGAGGAGTCCCTCGACCTGCGCTGGTTCCCGGTCGAGGAGATCCCCGAGCTGTCGGACGAGGCGACGCGGCGATTGGCCAGACGTGGACAGCACGCGCTCGGCCTGCGTTCGCGTCCGGTTGGCTAG
- a CDS encoding response regulator, with protein sequence MTRVLVVDDEPQILRALRVNLAARHYEVAVAPDGGTALRLAADWHPDLVILDLGLPDLDGVEVIAGLRGWTSVPIIVLSGRTDSTDKVDALDAGADDYVTKPFGIDELLARVRAVTRRTGQQGEDPVTVRLGEHEIDLTRKTITGGVRLTPTEWHFLEILLRNPGKLISQRQLLTEVWGASYLKETHYLRQYMAQLRRKLEIDPARPAHLLTEPGMGYRFQP encoded by the coding sequence ATGACGCGCGTGCTCGTCGTGGACGACGAGCCGCAGATCCTGCGGGCCCTCCGCGTCAACCTGGCCGCCCGGCACTACGAGGTCGCGGTCGCGCCGGACGGCGGCACCGCGCTGCGCCTGGCCGCCGACTGGCACCCCGACCTGGTCATCCTCGACCTCGGCCTGCCCGACCTGGACGGCGTCGAGGTCATCGCGGGGCTGCGCGGCTGGACCAGCGTGCCGATCATCGTCCTGTCGGGACGCACCGACAGCACCGACAAGGTGGACGCCCTGGACGCCGGGGCCGACGACTACGTGACCAAGCCGTTCGGCATCGACGAACTGCTCGCCCGCGTCCGCGCGGTGACCCGGCGCACCGGGCAGCAGGGGGAGGACCCCGTCACGGTCAGGCTGGGCGAGCACGAGATCGACCTGACCCGCAAGACGATCACCGGCGGGGTGCGGCTGACGCCGACGGAGTGGCACTTTCTGGAGATCCTGCTGCGCAACCCCGGCAAGCTGATCAGCCAGCGGCAGCTCCTGACCGAGGTCTGGGGCGCCTCCTATCTCAAGGAGACGCACTACCTGCGGCAGTACATGGCCCAACTGCGCCGCAAGCTCGAGATCGACCCGGCCCGGCCGGCGCACCTGCTCACCGAGCCCGGCATGGGCTACCGCTTCCAGCCCTGA
- a CDS encoding sensor histidine kinase: MAGRGRLRVYLGAAPGVGKTYAMLSEARRARERGKDVVVGYVETHGRARTAELLDGLEIVPRATLTHRGATFTELDVAAVRARAPATALVDELAHTNAPGSRNPHRRQDVEELLEAGIDVVTTVNVQHLASLSDVVEKITGVPQRETVPDEVIRRADRIELVDLSPEALRRRLAHGNVYPPERVDAALASYFRPGNLTALRELALLWLAGEVAERLDRHRAEHAVPGTWETRERVVVALTGGPEGDTLVRRAARIAARSRGADLLAVHVTRADGLSGGGDPAHLARQRTLVEDLGGTYHQVIGDDVPRALLDFAHGVNATQLVLGASRRGRLAQALARGVGMTTAARSGTIDVHLVPHERTRGRARTSPAAALTRGRRLTGWALALVGTPLLTAALLPLDLTLPSEILLFLLLVVAVALTGGRWPAVAGAVLGFGLLNWFFTPPVRTLTIARPENVLALAIFVLVAVMVSTVVDLAARRSREAARSRADAEVLATLAGHVLRGESALPSLLGRMRETFGLTSVTLLEREGTAWRIVSVSGGPPATAPSHAPTPAPDPTPATGPGTDVVIDDRLVLAARGRLLQASDQRVLEAFAAEAAVALRQQRLRAAAEQARPLAEADRMRTALLAAVGHDLRTPLASALAAVDSLRDTGVDWTPEDRAELLATAGESLAKLNRLVSNLLDMSRLQAGALGVRLEPVAVEDVLPRAVDDLDAAPGLLRTDVPDDLPDLMADPALLERVLANLVANAARHTPPGEHVLVAASAHGDHVEIRVIDRGPGIPAEAHERVFLPFQRLGDRDNHTGVGLGLALSRGLTEAMGGTLGLEDTPGGGLTMTVSLRSAR, encoded by the coding sequence ATGGCAGGCAGAGGGCGGCTACGGGTCTACCTGGGCGCGGCGCCCGGCGTCGGCAAGACGTACGCCATGCTGAGCGAGGCGCGCCGTGCCCGCGAGCGCGGCAAGGACGTCGTCGTCGGCTACGTCGAGACGCACGGCCGCGCCCGCACCGCCGAGCTGCTCGACGGCCTGGAGATCGTCCCGCGCGCCACGCTCACGCACCGCGGCGCGACGTTCACCGAGCTCGACGTGGCCGCCGTCCGCGCCCGCGCGCCCGCGACCGCCCTCGTCGACGAGCTGGCCCACACCAACGCCCCCGGCTCCCGCAACCCCCACCGCCGGCAGGACGTCGAGGAGCTGCTGGAAGCCGGCATCGACGTCGTCACCACGGTCAACGTCCAGCACCTGGCGTCGCTCAGCGACGTCGTCGAGAAGATCACCGGCGTGCCGCAGCGCGAGACCGTCCCCGACGAGGTCATCCGGCGCGCCGACCGGATCGAGCTGGTCGACCTGTCGCCCGAGGCGCTGCGCCGCCGCCTCGCCCACGGCAACGTCTACCCGCCCGAACGCGTGGACGCCGCGCTCGCCAGCTACTTCCGCCCCGGCAACCTGACCGCGCTCCGCGAGCTGGCCCTGCTCTGGCTCGCCGGCGAGGTGGCCGAGCGCCTCGACCGCCACCGCGCCGAGCACGCCGTTCCCGGCACGTGGGAGACCCGCGAACGCGTCGTCGTCGCCCTCACCGGCGGCCCGGAAGGCGACACGCTCGTCCGGCGGGCCGCCCGCATCGCGGCCCGCAGCCGCGGCGCCGACCTGCTGGCCGTCCACGTCACCAGGGCCGACGGCCTGTCCGGCGGCGGCGACCCCGCGCACCTCGCCCGCCAGCGCACGCTCGTCGAGGACCTGGGCGGCACCTACCACCAGGTGATCGGCGACGACGTGCCGCGGGCGCTGCTCGACTTCGCCCACGGCGTGAACGCCACCCAGCTCGTGCTCGGCGCGTCCCGCCGCGGCCGCCTCGCGCAGGCGCTCGCGCGCGGCGTGGGCATGACCACGGCCGCCCGGTCCGGCACGATCGACGTGCACCTGGTGCCCCACGAACGGACGCGCGGCCGGGCCAGGACGAGCCCGGCGGCCGCGCTCACCCGGGGGCGGCGGCTGACCGGCTGGGCGCTCGCGCTGGTCGGGACGCCGCTGCTCACCGCCGCCCTGCTGCCGCTCGACCTCACCCTGCCCAGCGAGATCCTGCTCTTCCTGCTGCTCGTCGTGGCCGTGGCGCTGACCGGCGGCAGGTGGCCGGCGGTCGCGGGGGCGGTCCTCGGGTTCGGGCTGCTCAACTGGTTCTTCACCCCGCCCGTGCGGACGCTCACCATCGCGCGGCCGGAGAACGTGCTCGCGCTGGCCATCTTCGTGCTGGTGGCCGTCATGGTCAGCACCGTCGTGGACCTGGCCGCCCGGCGCAGCAGGGAGGCGGCGCGCTCGCGGGCCGACGCCGAGGTGCTGGCGACGCTGGCCGGGCACGTGCTGCGCGGCGAGTCGGCGCTGCCGTCGCTGCTGGGACGGATGCGGGAGACGTTCGGGCTGACCTCGGTCACCCTGCTCGAACGCGAGGGGACCGCCTGGCGCATCGTCTCGGTGTCCGGCGGCCCGCCCGCCACCGCCCCCTCCCACGCCCCCACCCCTGCTCCTGATCCCACGCCCGCCACCGGACCCGGCACGGACGTCGTCATCGACGACCGGCTCGTCCTCGCCGCCCGCGGCCGGCTGCTGCAGGCGAGCGACCAGCGGGTCCTGGAGGCGTTCGCCGCCGAGGCCGCGGTCGCGCTGCGGCAGCAGCGGCTGCGGGCGGCGGCCGAGCAGGCGCGCCCGCTGGCCGAGGCCGACCGCATGCGCACGGCGCTGCTCGCCGCCGTCGGCCACGACCTGCGCACGCCGCTCGCCTCCGCCCTGGCGGCCGTGGACAGCCTCCGCGACACCGGCGTCGACTGGACGCCCGAGGACCGCGCCGAGCTCCTGGCCACCGCCGGCGAGTCGCTGGCCAAGCTCAACCGCCTGGTGTCCAACCTGCTCGACATGAGCCGCCTCCAAGCCGGCGCCCTCGGCGTGCGGCTCGAACCCGTGGCCGTCGAGGACGTCCTCCCGCGCGCCGTGGACGACCTCGACGCCGCGCCCGGCCTGCTCAGGACCGACGTCCCCGACGACCTGCCCGACCTCATGGCCGACCCGGCGCTGCTGGAACGGGTGCTCGCCAACCTCGTCGCGAACGCCGCCCGCCACACGCCCCCGGGCGAGCACGTGCTCGTCGCCGCCAGCGCGCACGGCGACCACGTCGAGATCCGCGTCATCGACCGGGGCCCCGGGATCCCGGCGGAGGCGCATGAAAGGGTGTTCCTGCCGTTCCAGCGGCTCGGCGACCGCGACAACCACACCGGCGTCGGGCTCGGCCTCGCGCTCTCCCGCGGTCTCACCGAGGCGATGGGCGGCACGCTCGGCCTGGAGGACACCCCCGGAGGAGGACTGACGATGACCGTCTCGCTGCGGAGCGCGCGATGA
- a CDS encoding molybdenum cofactor biosynthesis protein MoaE, whose amino-acid sequence MDVIRLLAIRDLPLSVDEVLTAVGDHAAGGTTLFVGTVREQDHGKPVTRLSYSAHPTAEAELRAVAEKVAADFPVTAVAAVHRVGDLELGDLAVIVAVAAPHRDEAFRASRRLIDDLKAQVPIWKHQVFADGTTEWVGACE is encoded by the coding sequence GTGGACGTCATCCGGTTGCTCGCCATTCGCGACCTCCCGCTGTCCGTCGACGAGGTGCTGACCGCCGTGGGCGATCACGCCGCGGGCGGCACCACGCTGTTCGTGGGCACCGTGCGGGAGCAGGACCACGGCAAGCCGGTGACCCGGCTCTCCTACTCGGCCCATCCCACCGCGGAGGCAGAGCTGCGCGCGGTGGCCGAGAAGGTCGCCGCCGACTTCCCCGTGACGGCCGTGGCCGCCGTCCACCGCGTGGGCGACCTGGAGCTGGGCGACCTCGCCGTGATCGTGGCGGTCGCCGCGCCGCACCGCGACGAGGCGTTCCGCGCCTCGCGCCGGCTGATCGACGATCTCAAGGCGCAGGTGCCCATCTGGAAACACCAGGTGTTCGCCGACGGCACGACCGAGTGGGTCGGCGCCTGCGAATAA
- a CDS encoding zinc-dependent metalloprotease, which yields MFGNPEQMAQAMRQFADMLSAPQGSGPVNWDMAKNIARHAVVAEGDPSVMEGERRQIVEALSLADLWLNEATTLPSGVTSPQAWSRSEWIENTIPVWRKLCEPIAARMVDTMGGALGGAGLPPEAQQMAGPLMGMLKQMGGMMVGQQIGQAIASLAREVVGTTDIGLPLSDVAALLPGGIANFSEGLEVPSEEIRIYLALREAAHHRLFQHVPWLRAHLLGAVEEYARGITVDTSKLEEQIRGLDINNPEAIQEALSGGNLLKPEETERQKAALSRLETTLALVEGWVATVVDNSAAGKLPSAVGLAETVRRRRATGGPAELTFGTLVGLELRPRRLREAAALWRALEEARGVEGRDALWGHPDLMPTADDLDDPDAFVRGEQAWDISELERKPDDEGDQS from the coding sequence ATGTTCGGCAACCCTGAGCAGATGGCTCAGGCGATGCGCCAGTTCGCCGACATGTTGTCGGCGCCCCAGGGCTCCGGCCCTGTCAACTGGGACATGGCGAAGAACATCGCCCGGCACGCCGTGGTCGCCGAGGGCGACCCGAGCGTCATGGAAGGCGAGCGCCGCCAGATCGTGGAGGCGCTGAGCCTGGCCGACCTCTGGCTGAACGAGGCGACCACGCTGCCGAGCGGCGTGACGAGCCCGCAGGCCTGGAGCCGGTCCGAGTGGATCGAGAACACGATCCCGGTCTGGCGCAAGCTGTGCGAGCCGATCGCCGCGCGCATGGTCGACACCATGGGCGGCGCGCTCGGCGGCGCGGGCCTGCCGCCCGAGGCCCAGCAGATGGCCGGCCCCCTCATGGGCATGCTGAAGCAGATGGGCGGCATGATGGTCGGCCAGCAGATCGGCCAGGCCATCGCCTCGCTCGCCCGCGAGGTGGTCGGCACGACCGACATCGGCCTGCCGCTGTCCGACGTGGCCGCGCTGCTGCCCGGCGGCATCGCCAACTTCAGCGAGGGCCTGGAGGTCCCCTCCGAGGAGATCAGGATCTACCTGGCGCTGCGCGAGGCCGCGCACCACCGGCTGTTCCAGCACGTGCCGTGGCTGCGCGCCCACCTGCTGGGCGCGGTCGAGGAGTACGCGCGGGGCATCACGGTCGACACCTCCAAGCTGGAGGAGCAAATCCGCGGGCTCGACATCAACAACCCCGAGGCCATCCAGGAGGCGCTGAGCGGGGGCAACCTGCTCAAGCCCGAGGAGACCGAGCGGCAGAAGGCCGCGCTGTCGCGGCTGGAGACGACGCTCGCGCTGGTCGAGGGCTGGGTCGCCACCGTGGTCGACAACAGCGCCGCCGGCAAGCTGCCCTCGGCCGTCGGGCTGGCCGAGACCGTGCGCCGGCGCCGGGCCACCGGCGGGCCGGCCGAGCTGACGTTCGGCACGCTGGTGGGGCTGGAGCTGCGGCCCCGGCGGCTGCGCGAGGCGGCGGCGCTGTGGCGGGCCCTTGAGGAGGCGCGCGGCGTCGAGGGGCGCGACGCGCTCTGGGGCCACCCCGACCTCATGCCGACGGCCGACGACCTCGACGACCCCGACGCGTTCGTCCGCGGCGAGCAGGCGTGGGACATCTCCGAGCTGGAGCGCAAGCCGGACGACGAGGGCGACCAGAGTTGA